A genomic window from Pantoea alhagi includes:
- a CDS encoding DUF6388 family protein, producing MKTPQEYYAIARSMFLSAHPDFQAALDGLTQQEADGFNMSLAQYRSMQADRFYAAFLRAKNQDAILFSIQLAEPDKEVAIQAIETYLQEHAAALGMTWEEFCQKNDL from the coding sequence ATGAAAACGCCTCAAGAGTATTATGCTATCGCCCGTTCAATGTTTTTGTCAGCCCATCCTGACTTTCAGGCTGCCCTTGATGGCCTGACGCAGCAAGAAGCAGACGGGTTTAATATGTCGCTGGCACAGTATCGCAGTATGCAGGCGGATCGGTTTTATGCCGCGTTTTTGCGGGCTAAAAATCAGGATGCCATTCTGTTTTCTATTCAGCTGGCGGAACCTGATAAAGAAGTAGCGATTCAGGCAATTGAAACCTATCTGCAAGAGCACGCGGCAGCGCTGGGAATGACGTGGGAAGAGTTTTGCCAGAAAAATGATTTATAA
- the yedD gene encoding lipoprotein YedD: MKKWMLLGALALTGCAQIDQYQQAVKTPAPANLQGYWQTTGPQRGLISDRAMGSLIITAEGDTLDCRQWQRVIAKPGKLTLLNGEYVNVNKQLRVMPLALEGNELHYDKLTLKKVEQPTIECQQALEQVALQPDAAVIQNIEPHNMRAVFATQPAAGQP; the protein is encoded by the coding sequence ATGAAAAAGTGGATGCTGTTGGGCGCGCTGGCGCTGACGGGCTGTGCGCAGATTGATCAATATCAGCAGGCGGTAAAAACACCGGCTCCGGCCAATCTGCAGGGTTACTGGCAAACTACCGGGCCGCAGCGCGGGCTGATTAGCGATCGGGCGATGGGTAGCCTGATCATTACTGCCGAAGGCGATACGCTGGACTGCCGCCAGTGGCAGCGCGTGATAGCCAAGCCTGGTAAGCTGACGCTGCTAAACGGAGAATACGTTAACGTGAATAAGCAGCTGCGCGTAATGCCGCTGGCACTGGAAGGCAATGAACTGCATTACGACAAGCTGACGCTGAAAAAAGTAGAGCAGCCGACGATTGAATGCCAGCAGGCGCTGGAGCAGGTGGCGTTACAGCCGGATGCCGCGGTTATTCAGAATATCGAGCCGCACAATATGCGCGCCGTTTTCGCGACGCAACCCGCCGCAGGCCAGCCGTAG
- the fliT gene encoding flagella biosynthesis regulatory protein FliT: protein MSANLDLLRRYQQLLMLSNTMLALAKQSQWDELIGHEMGYVQAVESVTLSMAGTSLPAALQTQIRPLLKQLLDNENLIKSLLVSRMDELRTMVNQGNQQKNVTSAYGRFSGNVLHPSDL, encoded by the coding sequence ATGTCGGCTAACCTCGATTTGCTGCGCCGCTATCAGCAGCTGCTGATGCTTAGTAATACCATGTTGGCGCTGGCGAAGCAGAGCCAATGGGATGAGCTGATCGGCCATGAGATGGGCTATGTGCAGGCGGTAGAAAGCGTGACGCTTTCCATGGCCGGCACTTCCCTGCCCGCCGCGCTGCAAACGCAAATCCGCCCGCTGCTGAAGCAATTGTTGGATAATGAAAACCTGATTAAAAGTCTGCTTGTCAGCCGCATGGATGAGCTGCGCACGATGGTTAATCAGGGTAATCAGCAGAAAAACGTTACCTCCGCCTATGGCCGTTTTTCTGGTAATGTCCTGCACCCTTCCGATCTGTAA
- the fliS gene encoding flagellar export chaperone FliS has protein sequence MYAKSGIQAYAQVGVESAVMSATPHQLVVLLFDGALSAMKKAVILMEQGDIPGKGQALSKAINIITGGLRAGLNHEAGGEIAANLDGLYDYMTRRLLHANLHNDAEAIAEVERLLTNIADAWKEIGPNAHVTQEA, from the coding sequence ATGTACGCAAAATCGGGAATCCAGGCCTACGCCCAGGTTGGCGTTGAAAGTGCCGTGATGAGCGCCACGCCGCATCAGCTGGTGGTCCTGCTATTTGATGGCGCGCTAAGCGCGATGAAAAAAGCGGTCATTTTGATGGAACAGGGCGACATTCCCGGCAAAGGTCAGGCGCTCTCTAAAGCGATCAACATTATCACTGGCGGCCTGCGCGCCGGCCTGAACCATGAAGCTGGCGGCGAAATTGCAGCGAACCTTGATGGGTTGTATGACTATATGACTCGCAGGTTGCTGCATGCCAACCTGCATAATGACGCTGAGGCGATTGCCGAAGTGGAAAGACTGTTGACCAATATTGCCGATGCCTGGAAAGAGATCGGGCCGAACGCGCACGTGACTCAGGAAGCCTGA